A single region of the Chrysoperla carnea chromosome 5, inChrCarn1.1, whole genome shotgun sequence genome encodes:
- the LOC123300556 gene encoding uncharacterized protein LOC123300556 isoform X2, protein MNKTCLESCYWHCCEKWFCYDESIALWEDPDAEQRNHIGWDNMAYWDSISVIANRNVVTIQPLAETKPPQQQLLSVNIDDQFNLQDDLHRRLSEVFQHSSMLKEDPPKSGENEKQVTFHLASDDSDKALNEATNQYCNFETTPTQDNEFNTLKESKDKESKNGDTVDAPLHKFPEKAILKNRMSADNFPTTSRYTENQPPDKIQANIFTISGPPPLNKKPTELRLIKQNSMPNFYIETPEISDVPPITADQILTSPVLPNTPQFTYDLRSIVELETNKKQTNAEIEASEKSKRLVNIRKKIAPLIIKTPSLRNITLKHNMEKYPS, encoded by the exons atGAATAAAAC ttGTTTGGAATCATGTTATTGGCATTGTTGCGAAAAATGGTTCTGTTATGATGAAAGCATTGCCTTATGGGAAGATCCAGATGCGGAACAACGAAACCATATCGGCTGGGATAATATGGCATATTGGGATAGTATATCAGTAATAGCTAATCGAAATGTTGTTACGATACAACCTTTAGCTGAAACAAAACCACCACAACAGCAATTATTATCTGTGAATATCGATgatcaatttaatttacaagACGATTTACACCGACGATTATCGGAAGTATTTCAACATAGTTCTATGTTAAAAGAGGATCCTCCTAAATCTGGTGAAAATGAGAAACAAGTAACGTTTCATTTAGCTTCGGATGATTCAGATAAAGCATTAAACGAAGCGACAAATCAATATTGTAATTTCGAAACAACTCCAACACAAGATAATGAATTTAACACATTAAAAGAATCAAAAGACAAAGAAAGTAAAAATGGTGACACAGTGGATGCACCATTACATAAATTCCCGGAAAAAGcaatattgaaaaatagaatGTCTGCGGATAATTTCCCTACAACGTCGAGATATACAGAAAATCAACCACCTGATAAAATTCAggcaaacatatttacaattagtGGTCCACCACCgctaaataaaaaaccaacagAGTTAAgactaataaaacaaaatagtatGCCTAACTTTTATATAGAAACACCAGAAATTAGTGATGTACCACCGATAACCGCCGATCAAATACTCACAAGTCCAGTATTACCAAATACACCACAATTCACATACGATTTACGATCGATTGTTGAattagaaacaaataaaaagcaAACAAATGCAGAAATAGAAGCAAGTGAAAAATCGAAACGTTTAGTTAATATACGAAAGAAAATAGCAccactaataataaaaacaccatCCTTAAGGAATATCACGTTGAAGCATAATATGGAAAAATATCCATCGTAA
- the LOC123300480 gene encoding uncharacterized protein LOC123300480, whose amino-acid sequence MSKKKPKTNNSSQNLHLEYQKLLVFHDSLQDEIKKLQTKLNNNVENTVKIPTVVLEESDRKPAVVDNENTLKELLNALSINESLNRTKFSNEKIQYLSVDENETDIKFKKLYMADCVVRNRTKFQIELIVNENMKNVEVIQSINLKFEDLREATEMSSGLSFLKKKKNVHLLFSAIRQYSTLSKLREEILKSLPKESFETSVENGKQIIECFCKFSKKIKYFICEWSIDWNQQEHNFVQGFEITIEYDDDNFAEAAQPIFDNLCEIVTSIEDAKVKVLQWRKDIVKLIKQYDRQWDE is encoded by the exons atgagcaaaaagaaaccaaaaactaacaattcatctcaaaatttacatttggaaTACCAAAAATTGCTCGTCTTTCACGACAGTTTGcaagatgaaattaaaaaactacaaaCAAAGTTGAATAATAATGTGGAAAATACTGTCAAAATTCCCACAGTTGTATTGGa ggAATCAGATCGAAAACCTGCTGTTGTAGATAATGAGAATACTTTAAAGGAATTATTAAACGCTCTCAGTATCAATGAATCGTTGAACCGGACAAAATTTTCTAACGAAAAGATTCAATATTTATCAGTTGATGAAAACGAAacagatattaaatttaagaaattatacATGGCGGACTGTGTAGTTCGCAACAGAACGAAGTTTCAAATTGAACTTATAGtgaatgaaaatatgaaaaatgttgaagtgattcaatcaataaatttaaaatttgaggaTTTAAGAGAAGCGACGGAAATGTCAAGTGGTTtaagttttttgaagaaaaaaaagaatgtacACTTATTGTTTTCTGCTATCCGACAATATTCAACTTTGTCAAAACTAAGAGAAGAAATTCTGAAATCATTACCCAAAGAATCTTTTGAAACTAGT gTGGAAAATGGCAAGCAAATTATagaatgtttttgtaaattttcaaaaaaaatcaaatatttcatatgtGAATGGAGTATAGATTGGAACCAACAAGAACATAATTTTGTTCAAGGCTTTGAAATTACAATCGAATATGACG ATGATAATTTTGCTGAAGCTGCTCAACCGATTTTTGACAATCTATGCGAAATTGTTACTTCTATTGAAGACGCAAAAGTCAAGGTTTTACAATGGAGGAAAGATATTGTAAAATTGATAAAGCAATACGATCGTCAGTGGgacgaataa
- the LOC123300556 gene encoding uncharacterized protein LOC123300556 isoform X1, with protein sequence MCCKCCQHCLESCYWHCCEKWFCYDESIALWEDPDAEQRNHIGWDNMAYWDSISVIANRNVVTIQPLAETKPPQQQLLSVNIDDQFNLQDDLHRRLSEVFQHSSMLKEDPPKSGENEKQVTFHLASDDSDKALNEATNQYCNFETTPTQDNEFNTLKESKDKESKNGDTVDAPLHKFPEKAILKNRMSADNFPTTSRYTENQPPDKIQANIFTISGPPPLNKKPTELRLIKQNSMPNFYIETPEISDVPPITADQILTSPVLPNTPQFTYDLRSIVELETNKKQTNAEIEASEKSKRLVNIRKKIAPLIIKTPSLRNITLKHNMEKYPS encoded by the coding sequence ttGTTTGGAATCATGTTATTGGCATTGTTGCGAAAAATGGTTCTGTTATGATGAAAGCATTGCCTTATGGGAAGATCCAGATGCGGAACAACGAAACCATATCGGCTGGGATAATATGGCATATTGGGATAGTATATCAGTAATAGCTAATCGAAATGTTGTTACGATACAACCTTTAGCTGAAACAAAACCACCACAACAGCAATTATTATCTGTGAATATCGATgatcaatttaatttacaagACGATTTACACCGACGATTATCGGAAGTATTTCAACATAGTTCTATGTTAAAAGAGGATCCTCCTAAATCTGGTGAAAATGAGAAACAAGTAACGTTTCATTTAGCTTCGGATGATTCAGATAAAGCATTAAACGAAGCGACAAATCAATATTGTAATTTCGAAACAACTCCAACACAAGATAATGAATTTAACACATTAAAAGAATCAAAAGACAAAGAAAGTAAAAATGGTGACACAGTGGATGCACCATTACATAAATTCCCGGAAAAAGcaatattgaaaaatagaatGTCTGCGGATAATTTCCCTACAACGTCGAGATATACAGAAAATCAACCACCTGATAAAATTCAggcaaacatatttacaattagtGGTCCACCACCgctaaataaaaaaccaacagAGTTAAgactaataaaacaaaatagtatGCCTAACTTTTATATAGAAACACCAGAAATTAGTGATGTACCACCGATAACCGCCGATCAAATACTCACAAGTCCAGTATTACCAAATACACCACAATTCACATACGATTTACGATCGATTGTTGAattagaaacaaataaaaagcaAACAAATGCAGAAATAGAAGCAAGTGAAAAATCGAAACGTTTAGTTAATATACGAAAGAAAATAGCAccactaataataaaaacaccatCCTTAAGGAATATCACGTTGAAGCATAATATGGAAAAATATCCATCGTAA